A single Oceanivirga salmonicida DNA region contains:
- the xerA gene encoding site-specific tyrosine recombinase/integron integrase — MNKKLDDYLYYNEVILGKSHNTIRSYRNDISQLIEYLEKNEAIFEFKNVEIMTLRSYIAYLNYVKKSSKRSINRKISAIRSFFDYLISNNELDENKAIYINTPKFENKLPTFLVKEDMEKLRAVIPLDNILGMRDRAIIEVLYSSGLRSFELLELSESMINMEERELRVIGKGNKERITFFSNTAHKYLKEYIAVKKANNKYNKDIVFANARGARLTTRSLRRLVEAYGVKSGINKEITPHVFRHSFATELLNSGVDIRYVQELLGHTSIATTQFYTHVSKKALRDVYLKTHPFASKDEKK; from the coding sequence ATGAATAAAAAATTAGATGATTATTTATACTATAATGAAGTAATTTTAGGTAAAAGCCATAATACTATTAGATCATATAGAAATGACATAAGTCAATTAATAGAATATTTAGAAAAAAATGAGGCTATATTTGAATTTAAAAATGTAGAAATTATGACACTTAGATCATATATAGCCTACCTTAATTATGTAAAAAAATCATCTAAAAGAAGTATTAATAGAAAAATTTCTGCTATTAGAAGTTTTTTTGATTATTTAATAAGCAATAATGAGCTTGATGAAAATAAGGCTATATATATTAATACTCCTAAATTCGAAAATAAATTACCAACATTTCTAGTAAAAGAAGATATGGAAAAGTTAAGAGCAGTAATACCGCTTGATAATATACTAGGTATGAGAGATAGGGCAATAATAGAAGTTCTTTATTCTAGTGGTCTTCGTTCTTTTGAACTTTTAGAATTATCAGAAAGTATGATAAATATGGAAGAAAGAGAATTAAGAGTAATAGGTAAAGGAAACAAAGAAAGAATAACTTTTTTTAGTAATACAGCCCATAAATATCTAAAAGAATATATAGCTGTAAAAAAAGCTAATAATAAGTATAATAAAGATATAGTATTTGCTAATGCAAGGGGTGCTAGACTTACAACTAGATCACTTCGTAGACTAGTAGAAGCATATGGAGTTAAAAGTGGCATAAACAAAGAAATTACACCACATGTATTTAGACATAGTTTTGCAACTGAATTACTTAATAGTGGTGTAGATATAAGATATGTACAAGAATTATTAGGGCATACAAGTATAGCGACTACACAATTTTATACTCATGTAAGTAAAAAAGCATTAAGAGACGTATATTTGAAAACTCATCCTTTTGCAAGTAAAGATGAGAAAAAATAA
- a CDS encoding AlbA family DNA-binding domain-containing protein, whose amino-acid sequence MWKDEYIKWICGFANAQGGKIYIGVKDNSEVIGLSNSKKLLEDIPNKVRDILGIVVDTNLLTKENKRYI is encoded by the coding sequence ATATGGAAAGATGAATATATAAAATGGATTTGTGGATTTGCAAATGCACAAGGTGGTAAAATATATATAGGAGTAAAAGATAATTCAGAAGTAATAGGGTTATCTAATTCAAAAAAACTTTTAGAAGATATTCCAAATAAAGTTAGAGATATCTTAGGTATTGTGGTTGATACTAATTTATTGACTAAAGAAAATAAAAGATATATTTAA